One genomic region from Gossypium hirsutum isolate 1008001.06 chromosome D13, Gossypium_hirsutum_v2.1, whole genome shotgun sequence encodes:
- the LOC107920512 gene encoding GDT1-like protein 4 isoform X2: MTSIVQGFSKSLAMTVLSEIGDKTFFAAAILAMRHPRKLVLLGCLAALIVMTILSAVVGWAAPNLISRKWTHHITTLLFFGFGLWSLWDAFMENGEAEELAEVEAKLDADWKANPGTFKGGNKADDDSKKERRPFLTQFFSPIFLKAFSITFFGEWGDKSQLATIGLAADENPFGVVLGGILLHSRVEFFSLFLESNPSSQQSLDDLLMQKYYWAVKYMDVLLLGALYSL; this comes from the exons ATGACCTCAATTGTGCaa ggCTTTTCCAAGTCTTTGGCCATGACTGTGCTATCGGAGATCGGCGACAAGACGTTCTTCGCTGCCGCG ATCTTGGCAATGCGCCATCCCAGGAAACTTGTCTTGTTAGGATGCCTGGCAGCTTTAATT GTGATGACTATTCTTTCTGCTGTTGTTGGCTGGGCTGCTCCAAATCTT ATCTCTAGGAAATGGACACATCACATTACGACTCTGCTTTTCTTTGGATTTGGCCTGTGGTCTTTATGGGATGCATTTATGGAGAATGG GGAGGCTGAAGAATTGGCTGAAGTTGAAGCAAAACTG GATGCTGACTGGAAGGCAAACCCAGGAACATTCAAGGGGGGCAATAAG GCTGATGATGATTCAAAAAAGGAGAGGCGGCCATTTCTCACACAGTTCTTCTCTCCCATATTTCTGAAG GCATTTTCCATCACATTCTTCGGTGAATGGGGCGACAAGAGCCAG CTTGCTACCATTGGTTTGGCTGCAGATGAGAATCCATTCGGTGTGGTTCTTGGTGGAATTTT GTTGCACTCTCGGGTGGAGTTCTTTTCATTGTTTTTGGAATCCAATCCCTCCTCTCAACAGAGTCTTGACGACTTACTAATG CAAAAGTACTACTGGGCGGTCAAATACATGGACGTGCTGTTGCTTGGTGCTTTATATAGTCTGTAA
- the LOC107920512 gene encoding GDT1-like protein 4 isoform X3, giving the protein MTSIVQGFSKSLAMTVLSEIGDKTFFAAAILAMRHPRKLVLLGCLAALIVMTILSAVVGWAAPNLISRKWTHHITTLLFFGFGLWSLWDAFMENGEAEELAEVEAKLDADWKANPGTFKGGNKADDDSKKERRPFLTQFFSPIFLKAFSITFFGEWGDKSQLATIGLAADENPFGVVLGGILGQAVCTTAAVLGGKSLASQISEKIVALSGGVLFIVFGIQSLLSTES; this is encoded by the exons ATGACCTCAATTGTGCaa ggCTTTTCCAAGTCTTTGGCCATGACTGTGCTATCGGAGATCGGCGACAAGACGTTCTTCGCTGCCGCG ATCTTGGCAATGCGCCATCCCAGGAAACTTGTCTTGTTAGGATGCCTGGCAGCTTTAATT GTGATGACTATTCTTTCTGCTGTTGTTGGCTGGGCTGCTCCAAATCTT ATCTCTAGGAAATGGACACATCACATTACGACTCTGCTTTTCTTTGGATTTGGCCTGTGGTCTTTATGGGATGCATTTATGGAGAATGG GGAGGCTGAAGAATTGGCTGAAGTTGAAGCAAAACTG GATGCTGACTGGAAGGCAAACCCAGGAACATTCAAGGGGGGCAATAAG GCTGATGATGATTCAAAAAAGGAGAGGCGGCCATTTCTCACACAGTTCTTCTCTCCCATATTTCTGAAG GCATTTTCCATCACATTCTTCGGTGAATGGGGCGACAAGAGCCAG CTTGCTACCATTGGTTTGGCTGCAGATGAGAATCCATTCGGTGTGGTTCTTGGTGGAATTTT GGGACAAGCAGTGTGCACCACTGCTGCTGTTCTAGGAGGAAAGAGTCTGGCATCTCAGATATCTgagaaaatt GTTGCACTCTCGGGTGGAGTTCTTTTCATTGTTTTTGGAATCCAATCCCTCCTCTCAACAGAGTCTTGA
- the LOC107920512 gene encoding GDT1-like protein 4 isoform X1 yields MTSIVQGFSKSLAMTVLSEIGDKTFFAAAILAMRHPRKLVLLGCLAALIVMTILSAVVGWAAPNLISRKWTHHITTLLFFGFGLWSLWDAFMENGEAEELAEVEAKLDADWKANPGTFKGGNKADDDSKKERRPFLTQFFSPIFLKAFSITFFGEWGDKSQLATIGLAADENPFGVVLGGILLHSRVEFFSLFLESNPSSQQSLDDLLMCFCLQQKYYWAVKYMDVLLLGALYSL; encoded by the exons ATGACCTCAATTGTGCaa ggCTTTTCCAAGTCTTTGGCCATGACTGTGCTATCGGAGATCGGCGACAAGACGTTCTTCGCTGCCGCG ATCTTGGCAATGCGCCATCCCAGGAAACTTGTCTTGTTAGGATGCCTGGCAGCTTTAATT GTGATGACTATTCTTTCTGCTGTTGTTGGCTGGGCTGCTCCAAATCTT ATCTCTAGGAAATGGACACATCACATTACGACTCTGCTTTTCTTTGGATTTGGCCTGTGGTCTTTATGGGATGCATTTATGGAGAATGG GGAGGCTGAAGAATTGGCTGAAGTTGAAGCAAAACTG GATGCTGACTGGAAGGCAAACCCAGGAACATTCAAGGGGGGCAATAAG GCTGATGATGATTCAAAAAAGGAGAGGCGGCCATTTCTCACACAGTTCTTCTCTCCCATATTTCTGAAG GCATTTTCCATCACATTCTTCGGTGAATGGGGCGACAAGAGCCAG CTTGCTACCATTGGTTTGGCTGCAGATGAGAATCCATTCGGTGTGGTTCTTGGTGGAATTTT GTTGCACTCTCGGGTGGAGTTCTTTTCATTGTTTTTGGAATCCAATCCCTCCTCTCAACAGAGTCTTGACGACTTACTAATG TGTTTTTGCCTGCAGCAAAAGTACTACTGGGCGGTCAAATACATGGACGTGCTGTTGCTTGGTGCTTTATATAGTCTGTAA
- the LOC107920512 gene encoding GDT1-like protein 4 isoform X4, whose product MTSIVQGFSKSLAMTVLSEIGDKTFFAAAILAMRHPRKLVLLGCLAALIVMTILSAVVGWAAPNLISRKWTHHITTLLFFGFGLWSLWDAFMENGEAEELAEVEAKLDADWKANPGTFKGGNKADDDSKKERRPFLTQFFSPIFLKAFSITFFGEWGDKSQLATIGLAADENPFGVVLGGILLHSRVEFFSLFLESNPSSQQSLDDLLMGSL is encoded by the exons ATGACCTCAATTGTGCaa ggCTTTTCCAAGTCTTTGGCCATGACTGTGCTATCGGAGATCGGCGACAAGACGTTCTTCGCTGCCGCG ATCTTGGCAATGCGCCATCCCAGGAAACTTGTCTTGTTAGGATGCCTGGCAGCTTTAATT GTGATGACTATTCTTTCTGCTGTTGTTGGCTGGGCTGCTCCAAATCTT ATCTCTAGGAAATGGACACATCACATTACGACTCTGCTTTTCTTTGGATTTGGCCTGTGGTCTTTATGGGATGCATTTATGGAGAATGG GGAGGCTGAAGAATTGGCTGAAGTTGAAGCAAAACTG GATGCTGACTGGAAGGCAAACCCAGGAACATTCAAGGGGGGCAATAAG GCTGATGATGATTCAAAAAAGGAGAGGCGGCCATTTCTCACACAGTTCTTCTCTCCCATATTTCTGAAG GCATTTTCCATCACATTCTTCGGTGAATGGGGCGACAAGAGCCAG CTTGCTACCATTGGTTTGGCTGCAGATGAGAATCCATTCGGTGTGGTTCTTGGTGGAATTTT GTTGCACTCTCGGGTGGAGTTCTTTTCATTGTTTTTGGAATCCAATCCCTCCTCTCAACAGAGTCTTGACGACTTACTAATG GGATCACTGTAG